TAAACATACTAGCAGCCAAACCAAACATGCTTCCTCTTATAAAACCCCTTATATACCTATTTTTCAAAATATCACATCCCTTCCTATTCTAGTTTGTTAAAAAAAATATTTTTTATTCCCTTATTATAGGGTTTTATATCATCCTGCTGATTATAACCTATTATAAGAGCTTCCATATCATTATTGTATGGCAATCTACAGGATATAAAGCTTCGCCCTTGTACAAAATCATCGAAAAAGCCCTTAGATATTTCATAGCCTTCTACTCTGCCCGTTTCACTATCTATTAATATATCACTTACCTTTCCAATCTCATACCCATCTTCCCTAAGTACCCTTGCACCAATCATAGATACACCTATATTATCCGTATTTATAATACGAGAATCTTCATTGGGATAACTTACTATAACCGCATATCTTCCCAAAGATATTATATCTTTGTTTGATATTAAAGCACCTTTCGTGTTCAAACCCTTTGTGTTTATTACGATTCCAGATATTCTATAATTATCCGGGGTAAAAATAACATTTATAATATACCCTAGCTGTTCACCTGTATAGTTGGATAAAACAGGCAATCCCATCAAATTTTCTCGCCTTATTAAGTCACCCATATCAATCATTCCCCTATTTTTAGTATAAAGTCTCATACTATATTTTTTGTATTTAGCAAAAAAAGATGCGGTACATAAATTGGATAATATAAAAAATCCCCCGATAACTCTTGTCATCGGGGTGCAAAATTAATTATAAATTTATTTGACATACCTTTAAAATACCATCTACATTCTCCATCATCTTAATATTCTCTTTAGATAGGGCATTATCTACGTTCAAGATCATTAGAGCTTCTTCATTTCCTTTTATCCTGCTCACCTTCATAGAAGCAATATTAATGCCGCTAAGTCCTATAATAGTACCTATCTGGCCTATAACTCCCGGTTTATCTATGTTCTTTATGACCAGTATATGGGGTGTAGGTACAATATCCACATCATATCCAAAGAAATTGACAATCCTTATCTCTTCTTTTCCGAATATGGTGCCAGCAAATGTAGTACAACCTTTCTTGGTATATATCTTGAGACTAACAAGATTTGTATAATGTTCAAGCTTTCTAGTTACACCCTCTACCACTTCGATACCCATATTTTTTACAATAAACTCAGCATTTACGAAATTAACCCGTTCTTCCACTATGCCATTTAAAAGTCCAGATAGATAGGATAACGTTATAAGTTTCGTTTCCTGTTCTATTATATCTCCACTATAGGTAATCTCAACTTTTTTAATAGGTTCATCATCTATGGCATAATATAATTTACCCAAAATCTCTGCCATCTTAAGATAAGGAGATAATATATCCATATCATGTACCCTCAAACCCGATAGATTTACTGCACTTACAATATTGCCCTTAAGAGCCTGTGATACCTGTTCAGCAATGGCAATACCTACATTTTCCTGAGCTTCCATTGTAGAAGCACCCAAATGGGGAGTAAGCACTATATTATCAAGCTGTAAAAACGGGTGGTCAAATGAACCATCTTTAGGTTCAGTTTTGTATACATCCATGGCAGCACCGGCTATTTTCTTTTCCTTCAACGCATCAAAAAGGCCCTCTTCATCCACAAGTCCACCACGTGCACAGTTTACAATCATCAAATTGGGTTTTGCCATATCCAATTCCTCTTTTCCTATAATCCCCAAAGTCTGATCAGTCTTTGGAAGATGTAGAGTTATAAAATCCGCCCTCTTCATTATCTCTTCTACTTTGGTAACCTTTTCTACCCCTATTTTTTCAAAGCGTTCATCATTTATATATGGATCATAGCCAATAACCTTCATACCAAATGCCCTTAATCTAGTGGCTACTATAGATCCAATACGACCTAGTCCCATAACTGCTACCGTTTTTCCAAATAACTCCGTGCCTTTA
This region of Xylanivirga thermophila genomic DNA includes:
- a CDS encoding PRC-barrel domain-containing protein, encoding MGDLIRRENLMGLPVLSNYTGEQLGYIINVIFTPDNYRISGIVINTKGLNTKGALISNKDIISLGRYAVIVSYPNEDSRIINTDNIGVSMIGARVLREDGYEIGKVSDILIDSETGRVEGYEISKGFFDDFVQGRSFISCRLPYNNDMEALIIGYNQQDDIKPYNKGIKNIFFNKLE
- the serA gene encoding phosphoglycerate dehydrogenase, with the translated sequence MKVLVAEKIAQSGIDLLKDQFDVDIKTDLTPDSLLECIGDYDAIIVRSATKVTKEVLDRGVNLKVVGRAGNGVDNIDLEAATLKGIIVVNTPTSNNISTAEHTIALMLALARKIPQANMSLKENRWDRGKYKGTELFGKTVAVMGLGRIGSIVATRLRAFGMKVIGYDPYINDERFEKIGVEKVTKVEEIMKRADFITLHLPKTDQTLGIIGKEELDMAKPNLMIVNCARGGLVDEEGLFDALKEKKIAGAAMDVYKTEPKDGSFDHPFLQLDNIVLTPHLGASTMEAQENVGIAIAEQVSQALKGNIVSAVNLSGLRVHDMDILSPYLKMAEILGKLYYAIDDEPIKKVEITYSGDIIEQETKLITLSYLSGLLNGIVEERVNFVNAEFIVKNMGIEVVEGVTRKLEHYTNLVSLKIYTKKGCTTFAGTIFGKEEIRIVNFFGYDVDIVPTPHILVIKNIDKPGVIGQIGTIIGLSGINIASMKVSRIKGNEEALMILNVDNALSKENIKMMENVDGILKVCQINL